In the Deltaproteobacteria bacterium genome, one interval contains:
- the trxA gene encoding thioredoxin: MSEGGNLFMVTDATFQKEVLEAGQPTFVDFWAGWCGPCKMIGPIFEELSKEYSGKIKFAKVNVDENPKTPANYGVRGIPTLMMFKEGKVVEQVVGAVPKSQLENIVKKVL, translated from the coding sequence ATGAGCGAAGGTGGAAATCTTTTCATGGTAACAGACGCGACTTTCCAGAAAGAAGTCTTGGAAGCGGGGCAACCTACATTCGTGGATTTCTGGGCCGGTTGGTGTGGACCCTGCAAGATGATCGGCCCAATTTTCGAAGAGCTTTCCAAAGAATATTCTGGCAAAATCAAATTCGCTAAAGTAAATGTAGATGAGAATCCCAAAACGCCGGCGAATTATGGAGTCCGGGGCATTCCTACCTTGATGATGTTCAAAGAGGGGAAGGTGGTTGAACAGGTGGTAGGGGCGGTGCCTAAAAGCCAGCTGGAAAACATCGTCAAAAAAGTTTTGTGA
- a CDS encoding NAD(P)H-dependent oxidoreductase, producing the protein MKILALQGSPRPKKYTQMVLEKFLEGAASKGAEFEITPLAHGLMFKIYLLGRIISKPLQTGRRRCNRSTCWRR; encoded by the coding sequence ATGAAAATTTTAGCCTTGCAGGGAAGCCCGAGGCCGAAAAAATATACGCAGATGGTTCTGGAGAAATTCCTGGAAGGAGCAGCCAGCAAAGGAGCAGAGTTTGAGATTACTCCTTTAGCCCATGGTCTCATGTTTAAGATCTATCTCCTCGGGCGAATTATTTCCAAACCCTTACAGACAGGCCGCCGGCGTTGTAATCGATCCACATGCTGGCGGAGGTAA
- a CDS encoding SCP2 sterol-binding domain-containing protein, giving the protein MIFFAAFLSSYLGHGKPLYSIVIPFALCVGIGVVFSKKYPDYYLKRKYRVSPEAAAAVPDSAAKLIEGMPSAFDPAAAGDLQAEIQFDISGPEGGKWVLSIAGGRCKVRKGEAVAPTLTIESPGDVWVKIARGEIDRPKALMQGLYKVKGDFKLLSRMPQLFGARQKSGETELKERRGS; this is encoded by the coding sequence GTGATCTTTTTTGCCGCTTTTCTATCCAGCTATTTGGGGCATGGAAAGCCACTGTATTCCATTGTCATCCCTTTCGCTCTTTGTGTTGGGATCGGGGTGGTCTTTTCAAAGAAATATCCAGACTATTACCTGAAGAGAAAATATCGCGTCAGCCCTGAAGCTGCAGCAGCCGTTCCTGATTCCGCCGCAAAATTGATCGAGGGAATGCCCAGCGCATTCGATCCTGCTGCTGCGGGGGACCTCCAGGCTGAAATTCAGTTCGATATTTCCGGCCCCGAAGGAGGGAAATGGGTGCTTTCCATTGCCGGCGGCCGATGCAAAGTTAGGAAGGGAGAAGCTGTTGCTCCCACACTGACAATTGAGTCTCCTGGAGACGTTTGGGTCAAAATTGCCCGGGGCGAGATCGACCGGCCGAAAGCCTTGATGCAGGGATTGTATAAAGTGAAGGGTGACTTTAAGTTATTGTCGCGCATGCCCCAGCTCTTTGGGGCTCGGCAGAAATCAGGAGAGACGGAGCTCAAGGAGAGGAGGGGATCATGA